One window of the Triticum dicoccoides isolate Atlit2015 ecotype Zavitan chromosome 3B, WEW_v2.0, whole genome shotgun sequence genome contains the following:
- the LOC119278989 gene encoding metallothionein-like protein 2C encodes MPLHYSSSQQEAHKKLIAIQSLFISEAPTQPRMSCCGGNCGCSTACKCGNGCGGCNMYPEAEAAGATLLVSATATHKASSGGMEMAAENGGCGCTQCKCGTSCGCSCCSC; translated from the exons ATGCCCCTCCATTATTCCTCAAGCCAGCAAGAAGCACACAAGAAGCTCATAGCCATTCAAAGCCTCTTCATCTCCGAAGCTCCAACCCAACCGAGGATGTCTTGCTGCGGAGGAAACTGCGGCTGCAGCACCGCCTGCAAGTGCGGCAACGGCTGCGGCGGCTGCAACATGTACCCAGAGGCCGAGGCCGCCGGCGCCACCCTCCTCGtctccgccaccgccacccacaAGGC GAGCTCCGGCGGCATGGAGATGGCGGCGGAGAACGGCGGCTGCGGCTGCACCCAGTGCAAGTGCGGCACCAGCTGCGGCTGCTCCTGCTGCAGCTGCTAG